A window from Leptothermofonsia sichuanensis E412 encodes these proteins:
- a CDS encoding PAS domain-containing sensor histidine kinase — protein sequence MTPNGTVKWVQAASQPERREDGKLVWDGMLIDITDRKQIEAEQTRLLAILESTSDFIGTADPTGKTLYLNRAWRNLLGLDHEQVAGDVISQRHPDWAFEIIMNQALPEAMRSGMWVGETAILDRNGQEIPVSQVVLAHKSSNGEVEYFSTILRDISELKAAEAALRVSEKNLRTIFDNSTSAIFIHDMDGTLLDVNNRMLELFQVGSKEEALTRAALDYSAPDNPFDQVPLIWARALAGETVCFEWKSQRPGDRVAFDAEIILNKITLDNQEVIIASLQDVSARKQAEKAVLQKSQELEHALQDLQSAHLQMVQSEKMASLGNLVAGVAHEINNPVGFLNGSINNAREYIQDLLVHLDLYQQHHPNAAAPVQTHAEDIDLEFLREDLPKLLDSMTGATERIKSISTSLRTFSRADTEHKVYADIHEGMDSTLLILKYRLKANEFRPEIVVLKEYAELPLIECFPGQLNQVFMNILANAIDVFDEAAQTASFADLQAKPQTITVQTTLTPENVVEIRIRDNGKGMTGEVQARIFDHLFTTKGVGKGTGLGLAIARQIVVDKHGGRIDVQSELGQGTEFCIWLPIRAQE from the coding sequence GTGACTCCCAACGGCACTGTGAAATGGGTGCAGGCCGCCTCCCAACCGGAACGCCGAGAAGATGGAAAGCTTGTTTGGGATGGGATGCTGATTGATATTACAGATCGCAAGCAGATTGAAGCGGAACAAACACGCTTACTGGCGATTCTGGAAAGCACCTCGGATTTCATTGGCACCGCCGACCCAACCGGGAAAACCCTCTATCTCAATCGTGCCTGGCGCAATCTGCTGGGATTAGACCATGAACAGGTCGCAGGAGATGTCATTTCTCAACGCCACCCGGATTGGGCTTTCGAAATTATTATGAATCAGGCATTGCCGGAAGCGATGCGTTCCGGCATGTGGGTGGGAGAAACTGCAATATTGGATAGAAATGGACAGGAAATCCCCGTTTCTCAAGTGGTGCTTGCCCACAAATCCAGCAATGGTGAAGTCGAGTATTTTTCGACTATTCTGCGAGACATCAGCGAACTCAAAGCGGCTGAAGCGGCTCTAAGGGTTTCAGAAAAGAATCTGCGCACGATTTTTGACAACTCTACCAGTGCCATATTCATCCATGACATGGATGGCACCCTGCTGGATGTCAATAACCGGATGCTGGAGTTGTTTCAGGTTGGCAGTAAAGAAGAAGCCCTGACGCGCGCGGCGTTAGACTACTCTGCCCCAGACAATCCGTTTGATCAGGTTCCCCTGATATGGGCAAGGGCACTGGCTGGCGAAACCGTTTGCTTTGAATGGAAGAGCCAGCGTCCTGGTGATCGGGTCGCGTTTGATGCCGAAATTATCCTGAACAAGATCACCCTGGATAATCAGGAGGTCATTATTGCCAGCTTGCAAGATGTGAGCGCTCGCAAACAAGCCGAAAAAGCCGTCTTGCAGAAATCTCAGGAACTTGAACACGCTCTCCAGGATTTACAAAGTGCCCATCTGCAAATGGTGCAAAGTGAGAAAATGGCATCCCTCGGCAATCTGGTTGCAGGGGTTGCGCATGAAATTAATAACCCTGTGGGGTTCCTCAACGGCAGCATCAACAATGCCAGAGAGTACATACAAGACCTGCTTGTCCATCTGGATCTCTATCAGCAACATCATCCCAATGCGGCTGCCCCTGTTCAAACCCATGCCGAAGACATTGATCTGGAATTCCTGAGGGAGGACTTGCCCAAGTTACTTGACTCCATGACAGGCGCAACGGAGCGGATCAAATCTATCAGCACGAGTCTTCGCACCTTCTCCCGTGCCGATACAGAACATAAGGTCTATGCGGATATCCACGAAGGCATGGATAGTACACTCTTGATCCTCAAGTATCGACTTAAAGCAAATGAGTTTCGCCCCGAAATTGTAGTCCTCAAAGAGTACGCAGAACTCCCTTTGATCGAATGTTTCCCAGGACAACTGAACCAGGTATTTATGAATATCCTGGCTAACGCGATCGATGTCTTTGATGAAGCGGCTCAAACAGCTTCATTTGCTGACCTGCAAGCGAAGCCGCAAACCATCACGGTTCAAACCACGCTGACGCCAGAAAACGTTGTTGAAATCCGAATTCGGGACAATGGCAAAGGTATGACCGGGGAGGTGCAAGCGAGAATTTTTGACCATTTATTTACGACAAAAGGTGTGGGGAAAGGAACCGGATTGGGACTGGCGATCGCCCGCCAAATTGTGGTGGACAAACATGGGGGGCGCATCGACGTGCAATCGGAATTGGGGCAGGGCACTGAGTTCTGCATCTGGTTACCGATACGCGCCCAGGAATAA
- a CDS encoding GAF domain-containing protein, whose protein sequence is MLYQAIHQLKQITPAHFLASYYQAVLNLLGQSEHPDQLIGTVLDEREFVPLLQTQNNRTALFYLFFNQTSLNYLFGNYPVAAQKSALTQQYLDAGLGSFVVPLYHFYDALIRLAMYETATEAEQIDILEQVNAHQNNLQRWASFVPANHQHRWELVAAERLRVLNQKAEASEYYDRAIALAQEYEYPYEAALANELAAKFYLAWHKERLAQEYLIEAYYRYARWGGKAKVADLERRYPQLLAPILQQAGPALSVHETVFATGTVTSSSSPSSSLSHSLHLDTIFKAFQTLSSEIKLDKLLASLLAIIIKEAGADKCVLMVLRDDRLLIKGAMTAGSDPIVLQRIPVEESQEIPLTLINKVKHDRQSLVLWDASADPTLAHDAYIIRQQPRSVLCSPILRQGKLMGILYLENNLVNGAFTDERVELLNLLCTQAAISLENARLYEQAQDYAQQLEQSLEQLRINEARFQKLADNVPGLIYQIQIESDGSASMSYVSSGCQRLYEVAAEDLMAGKYSLRDFEHPDDQAHTFHFKRLSNLLKSSLHFTMSGAL, encoded by the coding sequence GTGCTATATCAGGCTATCCATCAATTGAAGCAGATCACTCCAGCCCATTTTTTAGCCAGTTACTATCAGGCGGTGCTGAATCTGCTGGGTCAGAGTGAACACCCGGATCAATTGATTGGCACTGTTCTGGATGAGCGCGAGTTTGTGCCCCTGTTGCAGACTCAGAATAATCGGACGGCGTTATTCTATCTATTCTTTAACCAGACCAGTTTGAACTATCTATTTGGTAACTATCCAGTAGCCGCTCAGAAATCTGCCCTGACTCAGCAATATTTGGATGCCGGACTCGGAAGCTTTGTGGTGCCGCTGTATCACTTTTATGATGCGTTGATCCGGCTGGCGATGTATGAGACGGCAACGGAGGCAGAACAAATCGACATTCTGGAGCAGGTGAATGCTCACCAGAACAACCTCCAGCGTTGGGCGAGTTTTGTGCCTGCCAACCACCAGCACCGCTGGGAACTGGTGGCGGCTGAACGGCTCCGGGTGTTGAACCAGAAAGCGGAAGCCTCAGAATACTACGATCGCGCGATCGCCCTGGCCCAGGAGTATGAGTATCCCTATGAAGCTGCCCTGGCCAATGAACTGGCAGCAAAGTTCTATCTGGCATGGCACAAAGAGCGCCTCGCTCAGGAATACCTGATCGAAGCCTACTACAGGTATGCTCGCTGGGGGGGCAAAGCCAAAGTCGCAGACCTGGAACGCCGCTATCCGCAACTGCTGGCTCCGATTCTTCAGCAAGCTGGCCCTGCCCTTTCAGTCCATGAAACCGTCTTTGCTACGGGAACCGTCACCTCCAGCAGTTCACCCTCCAGCAGCCTTTCCCATTCGCTTCACCTAGATACGATTTTCAAAGCCTTCCAAACCCTCTCCAGTGAAATTAAACTCGATAAACTGCTCGCCTCCTTACTGGCTATCATCATCAAAGAAGCGGGAGCGGATAAATGTGTTCTGATGGTGCTGCGAGACGATCGCCTGCTGATCAAAGGCGCAATGACGGCGGGATCCGACCCCATTGTCTTACAGCGGATCCCCGTTGAAGAGAGCCAGGAGATTCCCTTGACTCTGATTAATAAAGTCAAACATGACAGGCAGTCATTGGTGTTGTGGGATGCCAGTGCCGATCCAACCTTAGCCCATGATGCATACATCATCCGCCAACAACCCAGGAGCGTTTTGTGCAGTCCGATCCTGCGTCAGGGAAAGTTGATGGGAATTCTGTACTTAGAAAACAATCTGGTCAATGGAGCCTTCACAGACGAGCGGGTTGAACTGCTCAACTTACTCTGCACCCAGGCTGCAATTTCGTTGGAGAATGCCCGACTTTATGAACAAGCTCAAGACTATGCTCAGCAACTGGAACAGTCTCTAGAACAACTGCGGATTAACGAAGCTCGCTTTCAGAAACTTGCCGATAATGTGCCTGGGTTAATTTATCAAATTCAGATTGAATCGGATGGCTCCGCCTCCATGTCCTACGTCAGTTCTGGCTGCCAGAGGCTGTATGAAGTAGCGGCAGAAGATTTGATGGCAGGAAAATACAGCCTGCGTGATTTTGAACATCCAGATGACCAGGCCCACACATTTCATTTCAAGCGATTGTCGAATCTGCTCAAAAGCTCACTCCATTTCACCATGAGTGGCGCATTGTGA
- a CDS encoding IS630 family transposase (programmed frameshift): MPAPYSYDLRCKAIEAVKQGHRKVDVCRMFNISRHTLDLWLKREAETGDCRAMTGFQRGNRHKITDWSRFREFVKQHGDQTQARLATLWGDNVTQQDISRALRKIGFSRKKTYGYRERDDLKRQEFQERLRSKLPHQVVYVDEAGIDNRDVYPYGYCEVGERFYGLKSGKRTERVSWIAALRENSLFAPMTFAGSCNRDLVEMWLEECLVPQLRPGDVIVIDNASFHHSQTIEEIGAQAGCEIWYLPPYSPDLNPIEHWWFVLKNWMRQRWDEFDNFRDCVDAAFKSCPNVLP; encoded by the exons ATGCCCGCCCCCTACAGCTACGACTTGCGTTGCAAAGCGATTGAAGCCGTGAAACAAGGCCACCGCAAAGTTGATGTCTGTCGAATGTTCAACATCAGTCGCCATACCTTAGACCTGTGGTTGAAACGGGAAGCAGAAACGGGAGATTGCCGAGCGATGACTGGGTTTCAGCGCGGAAATCGGCATAAGATTACCGACTGGTCGCGCTTTCGTGAGTTTGTCAAGCAGCATGGGGATCAGACCCAAGCGAGACTGGCAACCCTGTGGGGGGATAATGTGACACAGCAGGACATCAGTCGAGCCTTGCGAAAGATTGGGTTTAGTCGA AAAAAGACCTATGGCTATCGGGAACGAGACGACCTGAAGCGACAGGAGTTTCAAGAGCGCTTGAGGAGTAAGCTGCCGCATCAGGTTGTCTATGTCGATGAAGCAGGCATTGATAATCGAGACGTGTATCCCTACGGCTACTGCGAGGTTGGAGAACGCTTCTATGGGCTTAAATCAGGAAAACGCACCGAACGAGTCAGTTGGATTGCTGCCTTACGAGAGAACAGCCTCTTTGCGCCAATGACCTTTGCTGGCTCGTGCAACCGGGATTTAGTGGAGATGTGGTTGGAGGAGTGCTTAGTCCCCCAACTGCGACCGGGAGATGTGATTGTGATTGACAATGCCAGTTTCCATCATTCTCAAACCATTGAAGAGATCGGGGCTCAAGCAGGGTGTGAGATTTGGTATTTACCCCCTTATTCCCCAGACTTGAATCCGATTGAGCATTGGTGGTTTGTGCTGAAGAATTGGATGCGGCAACGCTGGGATGAATTTGACAATTTCCGTGATTGTGTTGATGCAGCTTTCAAAAGCTGTCCTAACGTGCTCCCGTAA
- the acnB gene encoding bifunctional aconitate hydratase 2/2-methylisocitrate dehydratase, which translates to MLETYRQHVADRAQSGIPPLPLTAQQVSELCELLKHPPAGEAEFLLELLRDRVPPGVDQAAYVKAGFLTAIAKREITSPLVSPKQAVELLGTMMGGYNVHSLIELLQTADTELAMTAVAALSKTLLVYDAFHDVQELADQGNAFAREVMESWAEAEWFTSRPELSEAITVTVFKVPGETNTDDLSPAPHATTRPDIPLHATVMLETRMPGGLDTIASLKQKGYPVAYVGDVVGTGSSRKSAINSVLWHIGEDIPCVPNKRTGGYILGGKIAPIFFNTAEDSGALPIECDVTQMETGDIITIYPYRGEITNASGEVIATFKLKPDTMLDEVRAGGRIPLLIGRTLTDKTRAALGLGPSPLFTRPQVPADTGKGFTLAQKMVGKACGLPGVRPGTYCEPVMTTVGSQDTTGPMTRDELKELACLGFGADLVMQSFCHTAAYPKPVDIHTHKELPDFINSRGGVSLRPGDGIIHSWLNRMLLPDTVGTGGDSHTRFPLGISFPAGSGLVAFAAALGVMPLDMPESVLVRFKGSLQAGVTLRDVVNAIPYVAIQQGKLTVAKENKKNVYSGKIIEMEGLPDLKLEQAFELTDATAERSAAGCTIKLSTDTVSEYLRSNVALLKNMVARGYGDARTILRRVAKMEQWLANPTLMAADPDADYADIIEVDLDQIQEPLVAAPNDPDNIKRMSECAGDPIHEVFIGSCMTNIGHYRAAAKVLEGEGPAKVRLWICPPTRMDEKQLREEGYYGIFAAAGARTEMPGCSLCMGNQARVADGVTVFSTSTRNFNNRMGKGAQVYLGSAELAAVCALLGRIPTVTEYMEIVTRKIDPFASDLYRYLNFDQIVGFEDEGRLISKEEETRIMASVR; encoded by the coding sequence ATGCTTGAAACCTATCGCCAACACGTCGCCGATCGCGCCCAATCAGGCATTCCCCCTCTGCCTCTGACTGCCCAGCAAGTCTCTGAACTATGTGAGTTGCTGAAGCACCCCCCTGCCGGTGAAGCAGAATTTTTGCTGGAATTACTGCGCGATCGCGTCCCCCCTGGTGTGGACCAGGCGGCGTATGTCAAGGCAGGGTTTTTGACTGCCATTGCAAAACGTGAAATCACCAGTCCTCTGGTTTCCCCTAAACAGGCCGTTGAACTGCTGGGCACAATGATGGGGGGCTATAACGTCCACTCCCTGATTGAATTACTGCAAACGGCTGATACGGAACTGGCGATGACAGCCGTTGCCGCTCTGAGCAAAACCCTGCTGGTCTACGATGCCTTCCATGACGTGCAGGAACTGGCAGACCAGGGGAACGCTTTCGCCAGAGAGGTGATGGAGTCCTGGGCAGAAGCGGAATGGTTTACCAGCCGCCCCGAACTATCAGAAGCAATCACAGTGACCGTCTTTAAGGTACCGGGGGAAACCAACACCGACGATCTGTCCCCCGCCCCCCATGCAACCACCCGCCCGGATATTCCCCTCCATGCCACCGTGATGCTGGAAACCCGAATGCCAGGAGGGCTGGACACAATTGCCAGCCTCAAGCAAAAAGGCTATCCCGTCGCTTACGTGGGTGATGTGGTGGGGACGGGTTCCTCCCGCAAATCTGCCATTAACTCGGTACTGTGGCACATTGGGGAGGATATTCCCTGCGTCCCAAATAAACGCACTGGTGGCTATATACTGGGCGGCAAAATTGCCCCAATCTTCTTCAATACTGCTGAAGACTCTGGCGCGCTGCCGATCGAATGTGATGTCACCCAGATGGAAACCGGAGACATCATTACGATCTACCCCTACCGGGGTGAAATCACCAATGCGAGTGGCGAAGTGATTGCCACCTTCAAGCTGAAGCCAGATACAATGCTGGATGAAGTTCGAGCCGGGGGCAGAATCCCCCTGTTGATTGGGCGCACCCTGACCGACAAAACCCGTGCCGCCCTGGGACTGGGTCCCAGCCCCCTCTTCACCCGTCCCCAGGTGCCCGCAGACACGGGCAAAGGCTTTACGCTGGCTCAGAAAATGGTAGGTAAAGCCTGCGGGTTACCCGGTGTGCGCCCCGGTACTTACTGTGAACCCGTCATGACTACAGTTGGTTCCCAGGACACCACCGGACCCATGACCCGCGACGAATTGAAAGAACTTGCCTGTCTTGGTTTTGGTGCTGATCTGGTGATGCAGAGCTTCTGTCACACTGCCGCCTATCCCAAACCCGTAGACATCCACACCCACAAAGAACTGCCTGACTTCATCAACTCTAGAGGGGGCGTTTCTCTCCGTCCGGGGGATGGCATCATCCACTCCTGGCTTAACCGGATGTTGCTGCCGGATACGGTTGGGACAGGGGGTGACTCCCACACCCGGTTTCCATTGGGCATTTCGTTTCCAGCTGGTTCTGGACTGGTCGCTTTTGCAGCCGCTCTGGGGGTGATGCCGCTGGATATGCCTGAATCTGTGCTGGTGCGGTTCAAAGGTAGCCTGCAAGCAGGTGTTACCCTGCGCGATGTTGTGAATGCTATCCCTTACGTCGCCATCCAGCAGGGCAAGCTGACAGTTGCCAAAGAAAACAAGAAAAACGTGTATTCAGGCAAAATCATTGAAATGGAAGGGTTGCCTGACCTGAAGCTGGAGCAGGCATTTGAATTGACCGATGCCACCGCGGAGCGATCAGCCGCCGGATGCACAATCAAGCTCAGCACAGATACTGTCTCTGAGTATCTCCGCTCTAACGTTGCATTGCTGAAAAATATGGTTGCCCGTGGCTATGGGGATGCCCGCACCATTCTGCGGCGCGTTGCCAAAATGGAGCAGTGGTTAGCAAACCCCACGTTGATGGCAGCCGACCCCGATGCAGACTATGCTGACATCATTGAGGTGGATCTGGATCAGATTCAGGAACCCTTGGTGGCCGCACCCAATGATCCCGACAATATCAAGCGGATGTCGGAGTGTGCCGGTGACCCCATCCACGAAGTTTTTATCGGCTCCTGCATGACCAATATTGGTCACTACCGGGCGGCGGCTAAGGTATTGGAAGGGGAAGGACCGGCAAAGGTGCGTCTGTGGATTTGCCCACCCACCCGGATGGATGAAAAGCAACTGCGGGAAGAAGGCTACTACGGGATTTTTGCCGCTGCTGGAGCCAGAACCGAAATGCCGGGATGCTCTCTCTGCATGGGCAACCAGGCACGGGTTGCAGATGGGGTGACAGTTTTTTCAACCTCTACCCGCAACTTTAATAACCGGATGGGCAAGGGGGCACAGGTCTACCTGGGTTCAGCAGAACTGGCAGCAGTTTGCGCTCTGCTGGGACGAATTCCCACAGTCACAGAGTATATGGAGATTGTCACTCGGAAGATCGATCCATTTGCTTCAGACCTCTACCGCTACCTCAACTTCGATCAGATTGTCGGATTTGAGGACGAGGGTCGTCTGATTTCCAAAGAAGAGGAGACCAGGATCATGGCTTCGGTTCGTTAG